Proteins encoded together in one Streptomyces sp. TLI_171 window:
- a CDS encoding TetR/AcrR family transcriptional regulator, with protein MVRVGQDVGGTYGGRSAQERRAERRQRFLAAGLAQFGDRPGYRHASVAGLCEAAGLSTRQFYEEFRNLEEVLARLHLEVNDHKERAVLRALATAAGLPFEQRIAAVLRGYVTAATEDPRRLRIAFVEIVGVSEELERQRLVRRARWVELIVAEADSAVARGELAPREFRIAATAFIGAVNGLLHDWTAGQFDATLDQVLAELTALLLGAVRHPAP; from the coding sequence ATGGTGCGGGTGGGGCAGGACGTGGGCGGCACGTACGGCGGGCGGTCGGCGCAGGAGCGGCGGGCCGAGCGGCGGCAGCGGTTCCTGGCGGCGGGGCTGGCGCAGTTCGGCGACCGTCCCGGTTACCGGCACGCCTCGGTGGCGGGCCTGTGCGAGGCGGCCGGCCTGTCGACCCGTCAGTTCTACGAGGAGTTCCGCAACCTGGAGGAGGTGCTCGCCCGGCTGCACCTGGAGGTCAACGACCACAAGGAGCGGGCGGTGCTGCGGGCGCTGGCGACCGCGGCCGGGCTGCCGTTCGAGCAGCGGATCGCCGCCGTACTGCGCGGCTACGTCACCGCCGCGACCGAGGACCCGCGCCGGCTGCGCATCGCCTTCGTCGAGATCGTCGGCGTCAGCGAGGAGTTGGAGCGGCAGCGACTGGTGCGGCGGGCCCGCTGGGTGGAGCTCATCGTGGCCGAGGCGGACTCCGCCGTCGCCCGCGGCGAGCTGGCGCCGCGCGAGTTCCGGATCGCCGCCACCGCGTTCATCGGCGCGGTGAACGGCCTGCTGCACGACTGGACGGCGGGCCAGTTCGACGCCACCCTCGACCAGGTCCTGGCCGAGCTCACCGCCCTGCTGCTCGGCGCCGTCCGGCACCCGGCGCCGTAG